CCATGGAGTGTGGGGGTTAAGTCTTGAATTATTATCTTTGAGCTACAGTTTGCTGGTAGGAAGCCCAACAGGCGTGGCTCTTGATCTGTTCTCCACTGTACGCGAAAGCTGTTTAACAGCATCCTTTGGTATATGGCGAGGGCGGCTCAACCATAATCCTCCATCAACTGCAATGGTTGTTCCATTAACATACTTGCCTTCACAAAAGAGGCAAGTCTCAATTAGTTAAGTTAGAAGCAGAATAGGGATCAAATGGCAGCAAAGACACATTGCTGCAGCAAATGTAATTTTTCACTAACTACTGAGATTATTCTTTGCCGCCTTTTCATTGTTTTGCAAGTAGATTTCTATATACTTCTAAAAAGTTATTCAAAGTTAAAATACAGAGACCAATTATTCCAAAAAGAACCATGTAAACGACAGAAAACGAATCCCAGTATTGAATATATAAACCAGAGAAACATAGAAAGAAGAGTGCTGATCCAAGGACAGTGGGGATGGTGATTCAGGACTAGCAGTAGAATGTCCATCCACTGCAAAGCAAACACAATAATTGCTAGCATTCACAAGGTTTGCATAATTTTTTAGGTTCACCAAAGCAGAAGAAACTCGTGTCCATCATCTAAAATTATGCCAGAAACCTGGCGTAGAAAGATGTACAGGTACCATTGTTGAACAGATGGAGATATCATATCATTTTTGTCACACTAGAGGTCAACCAGTGGGGCAGCCTATAGAATTAAGTTCATCAAGAAAATCATCCAGAAATAAAGCAACTACTGTCTATGATGCAAATTTTTAAGAAAgagataaaaaattatttaaagtGGACAATAAAAACTTGTTTCAAAAAGGCCTCGTAACATGATTTCCATACACATTTTTGGGGGGTggggttttttgttttttttttttttgttgggggggggggtttgAGAAAGGGCAATGAATAGGTTAAACATATTCACATTTACCCATCGAGCAGAAGATGTAAAACATTCAAATGGGTGCGAGAGAAGATTAAAGGCATATAACTTCATTTGACAGCTGTTACCGAGCCGCCAATCTTCAAGATCTTCATGAGGTAGTTTTTATCCTTGTATAGACATCAAAGAGTAGAAAAAGTCTGCAGTCTACTTTTATGATAACGACTACTGCTATTTGACACAAAACTGGGAATTTAGTACTACGAAAAACAGCAGCAAGGCTACTAACCAGCATCTGATGCAAGGTAGAGAGCAGACATGGCAATATCCCACTTCTCCCCAAGTTTGTAGAGTGGCATGTACTCTCTTGCTTTGCTACTAATCTCCTCAGGTGAAAGTTTACTCATGCCAGTTGTATCACTTATTGGACCTGGAGCAATCCCATTAACTCTGATATCATAATCCGTACCCCACTCCAGAGCTAAACTTCTAGTGAGTGAATCAACAGCAGcctgaagaagaaaaatgcatcGCGGCTAACATTTTGAAGAAAGTCAGCACATCTACAAAGCAATACAAAAAGTCACAAACCTTAGCTGCAGATACATGGATTTGATACCAAGATGCAGTGTAATGTAAAGTGGCACTGATATTCAATATCAACCCACCACTAGATGAGCGTCTTCCAGGTCCACCTTTTTTAAGATATTTGAGTGCTTCATGGCACATAGTAAATGTGCCAACTGAATCAATATCCAATACTGCAATTTAACACACAAAAATTCTTtcagagaaagagagagggaacGGGGAGAGATAAATGACAATCCAGCTAAGATTATAAAGCAATATTGTTGGCTAGTCTGAAAAGATAGCACAAAAAAAAGGGTTGTCCAACCATTTTCCTGATACTTAGAACAGTGTTACTTGAGGACCAATAAAATcaaacaagtaaaaaaaaaatacatgctAGGAAGTAGCCAGTGAGTTGAGGCTTAAAGTATCCAGAACTTCATAAAAGAAAACCTGTTCGAAACCCATTTGGAGATAAATCCTCAGGCGACACAAGAAAATTGCCAGCTGCAGCATTGACAAGAATATCAAGCTTCCCAAAATGCTTGACAGTTGACTCCACAACTCTTTTTGCATCTTCCTGCTTGCGGACATCCCCGTCGAAGCCAACCGCCTTGGAAAATGATTTAAGTGGAGTGTGAACATACATAAGATGACACATGTAGTAACAAATTAAAAAATCATATAGctaattcttaaaaaaaaaaaaataactacgCAACAGAGACACACACTGTAatcttttaaaagaaaaaaaaaatcaatacaaGTTCTTACAGGCAATTGGTAGGACACAATAACCGAACCATCACTTCACTTCTAGTCATGAAAACAAAGGCCACACCATGTATTTAGCAGAAATATATGCTCAGTATCAAAGAATTTGGACAAGAGTTGTTCTTTTATGCAAACAAAACGGCAAGGCTTGGTACAAAACAATCTGACTTTCAAACCCTCAGCTGTGGATGTAAAACAAAGGAAAGAACCATTGCATTTCTAGATGCAAGGTTATAGAAGTCTCCAGTTTTTCCTGGTTTGTCTCATGAAATAAAGAGATAAAGAGATATGCAATTAAGAATACGGATTCATTGAGTTTAAGGTTGAGCGGCAAACCAAAAGGTCCCACCAACCTAACACACATGATTGTTCTTTTCGATAGAAAACAGAGAGACACATATCCTCTCCTTTCTTTCACATTCATAGATACTCAGGAACCTTGAGGCCACCAATATTAATCCTTGGGCCGCAAGGATTGCAGGGCAAAAGAGCGGATTGAAAATTCATGCATTATGATGAGGAGGAATAGCACATTATTGATAGTAGTAGGCATGGAAAATGATGAGGTGACACGACAAAACTGATCGAAGCCCAATTCTTGAACTAAAAAGAACAGAGGAGGTGGATGAGCAGAGAAATCAGTGAAGCTGAattcataaataaataaaattgatGCGACCAACAAGCAGGCCCTAACAGGAGCTCTACAGCAAATTTTAGACGTGGAATGAAACAAATtaagaaacaaaacaaagaattaAGCAGGAGGCAGGAGGAGATGCTCCTGAAAATTCTATCTCACACTAGGGGTTAAGTaaataaccaaagaatttaAGACGAATGACAAACTTAAAGATCAAAAGTATAAGAGACGGGGGGAAGGGGAGTTAGTACCGGAATACCGAGGGATTGAAGAGAAGAGACGGCGGAGTCGAGGACGGACTTGCGACGGCCCATGACGGCAATAGAGGCACCATGGATGCCGAACTGACGGGAGATCTCGAACCCAATTCCGGAGGCACCTCCAGTCAAGAGGGCTACCTTGCCTTTGAGTACACCTCCCTTGAAAGGAGACTCCATTTTGCTTTAACTATTCTTGAATCTGTTGCTTTACTTCCTTCTttgctcttttctttcttttgcttttgtggGGTCTCGAACTCTCAGCGCCCTTTTATACTAGTGTTGTATGCACGCTAGTGCTTCTGCCGCCCGGGGAACGAAAAGACCTTTAACTAAAAGAGCAAATTATCTGGTTGGCCACTAAACTTTTGCAATCGTTGAGTTTTGGTCACTCAATTATTAAAAGTTTGATTTTGGCCACTAAACTGTATAAAGTTAAGATTCAGGGTCATTCTGTTAGATTTAGTCGTTAACTTTATCTGATCTGTCTATCCGCGCAATTTTCAAGACAAAATAAAGGGTTAATTTAGGAAGTTCAAtatgcatcttcttcttcttcttgcatAAACCTAAAGAATGCAGGATGCCAGAGAAACTACAAGGGAGAAGGAAATGAAAGAAACCCAGCTTGGATTAGAGGAAGTAGGACCAAGCTCAATACCATCAAGAGCCGTGCCAGCAAGTTCCATTTCCCCATAGAGGATTTTCTGGAAGATCCTTAGATTAAGGCCAGTGTAATTTGGGGCATGGAAGTTGGGAGTTCTTGGGAATGGGTTGTTGCCCCTCCCTGCAATTACGCTGCTGCCGATGATTTCATTTCAATGCAAACAAACAATCCTGTACACCtcttgaggtttctgaaattattctttttatcttttgatACTACTTTGTACAGCTTCAATAGCAGATCGGGAATATCTTATCAAAGCAACCGAAGGACCTGTGCTTAACTTCGACCATCCATAGCCATCTCCTCCCTCGAGTCTGTCTTTCATTCTGGTTACCTCCCTCTCCTCTACTCTCCAAATTTCAGCACCACCACCCGTTGCATATGATATGAAAGCCTTCTTGTCTTCtttggcctttttattttttccttctcATTCTCTTGAATCTCTGCCACCCACTTGCTGAGTCTTTGGGTCATGGGGAGATTCCTTCGATTGAGGCAGTTTAATTTTGGGTGGGAGGTTGGGATCTCCTCCCTCGAGTCTGCCTTTCATTCTGGTTACCTCCTTCTCTTCTCCTCTCCAAATTTCAGCACCACCATCTATTGCATATGATATGAAAGCCTTTTCGTCTTCtttggcctttttattttttccttcttcttctcttgAATCTCTGCCACCCATTTGCTGAGTCTTTGAGCCATAGGCAGATTCCTTCGATTGAGGCAGTGTAATTTGGGGCAGGGAGGTTGGGAGTTTTTGGGAACGGGTTGTTGACTCTCTCTGCCATCCAGAAGATGCATGTTGAACTTTCTAAATTGACCCTACCATTTGTATTGGAAATCGTGCGGACAGACAGCATTTGTCTACTTAACGGCTAAATGTAACAGAATGACCTCGCATCATACTTTTATACAGTTTAGTGGCCAAAACCAgacttttaatagttgagtgaccaAAACTCGATGATTGCAAAAGTTTAATGACCAACCGGATAATTTGCTCTAACTAAAACTATATGTAATGTAACCACTACTACGACTCTTGCTGCTGCCGCTGTACAAACGAATGTTTCTCCACGAATACATACAAACTAGTGGAAATACCCGTGCTATGCACGGTGCTGAcattattggaaaaaaaataaaatggtgaacaaataaaggtgaaaaaattttaccaatcaaattaaaatataatatctgtttaacaatagtttgaaatataaTAGAATGTATATATAATTCAAGAACCGTCTTTTTTCGGTTgtataagaattttttttatcattgtatgagaattgttaacaaaaaaatacaatagttAATATAGAATAGCATCAATAGAATTTAATACAATTGTgttgtaatcaaatgaaaaatacGCACCAATTGAATTGTTATTAGCATCCATAGTTAATGAAGTAATCcctatataaaaatattttggtacatGTAGTAATTGGTaatctataaaataaaataaattgctAATCTATAAAATTGCTAAGTTGTCTATAAATAGTATCAATTGAATGTAATACAACTGTATTATAATCGAACAATTGTAATACAATTGTATTGTATTGTATCTATAGTTGATTTAGCAAGATAGTGTAGCAAAAAAATGTGTATGTAATATGAGTATGACGATATAAGAAACTGTATATTTACCATGATCACGCAAAATCATTGGTGATGTGGATGCCTGGCAATCTTGAGGACAGttagatttttcatttctttgatctagaaataaaatatatattaaattaaaaatcaatagtttatgtatttattttatgtgtAAATAGTGATACATTGTATGAGAActgttaacaaaaaaaatacaataattaaTATAGAAATAGCATCAATAGAATTTAATAGAATTGCattgtaatcaaatgaaaacaatTACAGAGAAGTGGTTACCTGAACTAAGGAATGCAGTTTTAAATGCTCAAAAGTGCCTTGACGATTGCACATATGTCAGGGGCTTGGTGAGTTTTTTGCTcctcttgaatcattttcttttttctaattgtAATATATTACTTGCAGGTGTTAAGTAGGACTTGGCTCTAACCTTTCGTTTAAGTACTTTAAGCAATGAACTATTTATTCCATGAGTTGAATTGTGCTGTTGCTAGATAGATGAATCACGTAGTTGTAATTGTCATTgttgataaagaaaagaaaggctaGAATGCAATTTTGCCAAAAGGATTTCTGacgaaattaaaaattaatccaattttAATAATGGGCGTATAGTGCCTTAGTTATTAGTAGTATCTGAATTGTTTTTCTCCAATTATAAaccatttttaattattttttttaattatcaaaaaatcttttttttatttcatgcacgatcatttttggaataaaattatgaaaataactatCGTAACACCtattttatgtgataaatgtgcaataaaaaataattaaaaaaatttcagtaatacaaacaaataaatttttataatatacaATTTATGTTAGAAATAGTAGAACCCTCAATCATGAACCTATACCATCCGCAATTATATAAGCAAGcaatacctttttatctttgctTTACAGTGTAACAATAAGCAAACAACCGTTCataagattttgtaaaaaattttcagaaataaTGGATGATCAGAAAATCAATGCAATATCATTCATgacaaaaaacaaagcaaaagcaaaacatACTTAAAAGGCAGAGGGGACTGACCTGGAAAATTAAGCCGGCCGCAAGAAGGTTGATTTCTGCTGGAGTCTCTGCACATAATATCTTCCACTACTgctcacaaaagaaacaaaatcaatacatttacaaaatcaatagagaacccaaaacaaataagaaactgAGAGAGAGGGTGAGGGAATTAACTCGATAAGTTAATTAAGTCGATCAGTAAAAGAAGAATTTGTAGGAGTAATTGTAGGAGTAGGATGAGTTAAGATAGTGGGATAGTGGGAGTgagatagtgggaatattgattggtgataaggtgatagtgggatagtgggaatattgattggtgataaggtgggttataacccactacttttttatgtattaaaataaatacaaaaatatgagtTAAGATAGTGGGAGTGAGATAGTGGAAACattgattggtgataaggtgatagtgggatagtgggaatattgattggtgataaagtaggttataacccactacttttttatgtattaaaataaatacaaaaatctagaaaaaagtaTGACAAGTTTAGAAGGCATTGAGAGGGTTTCTGCTAAAAATCCCTTCctgaatacatatagatatagataatAGATATAGATAGGAATGTACGCTACTTATTTATACATGAAACGACCCCGTCTGGACCAAACCAAATACTCTCAAATCTACAAAGGACAAAACCCGGCACCTCTCTAGTGGATCACCATGGAAGAAGTCATCCTAGTGGATCAAAACTTCCCCTTGTTTTCCCGCCGTGGTAAAACCAACAAAGCTACTCCCTCCCAAATTAACCCCGCCCCACCTGTTACCGCCGCCGCCTCCACCACCACCCTGCAAGACCTCAAACCGCTCCTGCAGAAGGAAACCGATTCCGACGACCCTATTCCCACTACTCCCAACCACATCTCCTTCTCCGACTTGGGCCTAGCTGAATGGGCCGTCCAGACCTGCAAAGAACTCGGAATCAAGAGACCTACTCCGGTACAGCGCCACTGTATCCCTCGAATCCTCGCCGGCCAGGACGTCTTGGGCCTGGCCCAAACCGGCAGCGGCAAGACCGCCGCTTTTGCGCTCCCCATACTCCACCGCCTGGCTGAGGACCCTTACGGGGTGTTCGCTCTGGTGATTACTCCCACCCGGGAGCTGGCTTACCAGCTGGCGGAGCAGTTCCGGGCACTGGGGTCGGGCTTGCACCTGCGCTGCGCCGTGGTTGTAGGTGGGATGGATATGATCAACCAAGCCCAGACGCTGATGCAGCGGCCCCACGTGGTTATAGCAACTCCCGGAAGGATTAAGGTTCTCATTCAGGAGAATCCTGATGACGTCCCTGCTGTTTTTTCCAATACCAAGGTTGGTCAGTCAttcttaatttaattttaatgcCCGTTTTCTTTTTCCATATTCAAATTTTTGGGAAGCATTATCTATCTATGAAAAAGGAGAAAACGAGCAAAAACAAAAAGTTATACACTATCCAAGGTTATTGTAGTTGTATGTAGAGCACCTGATTACAGTTCATAGTGTAAATCTAACCCTATAAAGCTATTATACAGTTATTATACACTAGGTGTTGTATAATTTTAAGGTCCATACTGTTGGTGTAAGCCTCAACTGTTAGTAAAACCAAAATCCTATCTTTTCCATGACTACTCGGACAGAGTGCTAAGTGTAGCAACCTTGGTTGAAACATCCGAACTCTGGAGAACTGACATGATTGAgatatttttatgttttcattttGCATCAGAGATATGTCTCTAAAGATTAAATTTTTTCCATAAACTCAACAGCTGGGATTCTTTTGTAAAGTGTTTCTGCCAATAATCAGCTGAATTGGCACATGGCTTCAAATGGTTAGGACAAACCTATGCTGCATTTTCGTTTGTGGTATTCTACCTGCTTCTTAACGTCTTTTTAATTGGAGGACTTTACACCATCCCCAACTGTCTGAGGCCCTCCATCTTTTTGCCAGGCTGTCGTAATATTAGCAAGTGCTCACactaaaattaaaacaaaaaaaaagtgattttcTTTAATCCCTAAGCTGTGGAATattttatcttgttttcattCTGCTGTAGTTCTTAGTTTTAGATGAAGCGGACAGAGTGCTTGATGTGGGCTTCGAGGAGGAACTCAGAGTAGTCTTCCAGTGCTTGCCAAAGGATCGGCAAACTCTGCTTTTCTCTGCTACCATGACCAGTGATCTACAAACACTAATGGAGCTTTCTGCAAATAAGGCATACTTTTACGAGGCATATGAAGGATTCAAGACAGTGGAGACTCTTAAACAGCAATACGTTTTTATCCcaaaaaatgtgaaggatgTTTATCTCCTATACATTCTATCCAAATTGGAAGATATGGGTGTTCGCTCGGCCATCATTTTTGTTTCCACCTGCAGGTGGGTGTGTggaagtgtgtgtgtgtgtgtgtgtgtgtgtgtcaaaTGAAATATTACTGCTGTTATTGCTAATTGTGTGGTACATTTGTTGGCACAAGTCTTCTGTCTACCTGCATCCTCCATTGTACTGATGCTTATGCATAATGCTAAATTAATGTTTGTCTTACGTTTTGTACCTTGTGAGCAACAACTGTATCAGACCTGCCCTTTGGATACAGTTGACAAGTGTGAACTGCTTATACATTGGCGCACATATATTGCATTAGTGAAATGTTTGTTAAGCCTGCCAAATAATAGCTGTTGCATATTTGCATGGAATTGGTGCTTCTACAAATTTCATGATGCTAGTGGAAGCATCTGGGTGAACTGTCCTTAGATTCTACAGGCTGGTTGTGG
Above is a genomic segment from Coffea eugenioides isolate CCC68of chromosome 5, Ceug_1.0, whole genome shotgun sequence containing:
- the LOC113772565 gene encoding DEAD-box ATP-dependent RNA helicase 36, coding for MEEVILVDQNFPLFSRRGKTNKATPSQINPAPPVTAAASTTTLQDLKPLLQKETDSDDPIPTTPNHISFSDLGLAEWAVQTCKELGIKRPTPVQRHCIPRILAGQDVLGLAQTGSGKTAAFALPILHRLAEDPYGVFALVITPTRELAYQLAEQFRALGSGLHLRCAVVVGGMDMINQAQTLMQRPHVVIATPGRIKVLIQENPDDVPAVFSNTKFLVLDEADRVLDVGFEEELRVVFQCLPKDRQTLLFSATMTSDLQTLMELSANKAYFYEAYEGFKTVETLKQQYVFIPKNVKDVYLLYILSKLEDMGVRSAIIFVSTCRSCQLLSLLLEELDVEAAALHSFKSQSLRLSAVHRFKSGQVPILLATDVASRGLDIPTVDLVINYDIPRFPRDYVHRVGRTARAGRGGLAVSFITQNDVDLIHEIEAELGKQLEEFECKEKDVLAEITKVYKAKRVATMKMMDEGFEEKAKARKAQKLKALAEKGLLKSSKKRKRKKGVSDQLVEVKKAYFHHLP
- the LOC113770203 gene encoding peroxisomal 2,4-dienoyl-CoA reductase — protein: MESPFKGGVLKGKVALLTGGASGIGFEISRQFGIHGASIAVMGRRKSVLDSAVSSLQSLGIPAVGFDGDVRKQEDAKRVVESTVKHFGKLDILVNAAAGNFLVSPEDLSPNGFRTVLDIDSVGTFTMCHEALKYLKKGGPGRRSSSGGLILNISATLHYTASWYQIHVSAAKAAVDSLTRSLALEWGTDYDIRVNGIAPGPISDTTGMSKLSPEEISSKAREYMPLYKLGEKWDIAMSALYLASDAGKYVNGTTIAVDGGLWLSRPRHIPKDAVKQLSRTVENRSRATPVGLPTSKL